In one Pseudanabaenaceae cyanobacterium SKYG29 genomic region, the following are encoded:
- a CDS encoding YajQ family cyclic di-GMP-binding protein, translating to MAATYSFDIVSEFDRQELVNALDQTRREVNTRFDLKDTNTTIELEADHLTINTASELTLNSVVDILQTRAVKRGLSLKIFDYGPIESASGNRVRQQIKLKQGIEQELAKKISKLIRDQFKVQVTIQGDALRVSSKSKDDLQSVIQFLKTQDFPVALQFTNYR from the coding sequence ATGGCTGCCACCTACTCCTTCGACATAGTCAGCGAGTTCGACCGCCAGGAACTAGTCAATGCCCTGGACCAAACCCGCCGTGAAGTCAATACCCGCTTTGATTTGAAAGATACCAATACAACGATCGAGTTAGAAGCAGACCATCTCACTATCAATACGGCCAGCGAACTTACCCTTAACTCGGTTGTGGATATTTTACAGACCAGAGCAGTTAAACGGGGTCTGTCACTCAAAATATTTGACTATGGCCCTATAGAAAGTGCCAGCGGTAATCGCGTCCGCCAACAGATCAAACTAAAACAGGGGATTGAGCAGGAACTAGCGAAAAAAATTAGTAAGCTGATCCGCGACCAATTCAAAGTGCAGGTGACCATCCAGGGGGATGCCCTACGCGTTAGCTCCAAATCTAAAGACGACCTGCAAAGCGTGATTCAGTTCCTCAAGACCCAGGATTTTCCCGTGGCGCTGCAATTTACTAATTACCGCTAG
- the purM gene encoding phosphoribosylformylglycinamidine cyclo-ligase, with protein MDYKTAGVDVEAGREFVQRIRDLVHSTHRPGVIGGIGGFGGLFALPSGYREPVLVAGTDGVGTKLKIAQALNCHTTIGIDLVAMCVNDVLTTGAEPLFFLDYLATGKLEPDQLQAVIEGIVAGCREAGCALIGGETAEMPGFYQAGEYDVAGFCVGIVEKAEMITPDRVQIGDYVIGLASSGFHSNGFSLIRRVIADQGWSWHDRLPELGREKTIGEWCLTPTRIYVSIILEALRSGVKIHGLAHITGGGIPENLPRCLPPHCAVNIVPWDIPPLFRWLQAVGQIPTADMFNTFNMGIGMAVVVPTLDYLEWFRQKGVECYGIGQVVSGNGTIENLY; from the coding sequence TTGGACTACAAAACAGCGGGGGTAGATGTAGAGGCGGGCAGGGAGTTTGTCCAGCGTATCAGGGATTTAGTCCACAGTACCCATCGCCCAGGGGTTATAGGGGGTATTGGCGGGTTTGGTGGTCTGTTTGCTCTGCCGTCCGGTTATCGGGAGCCGGTGTTAGTAGCGGGCACGGATGGGGTAGGGACAAAGCTCAAAATTGCCCAAGCCCTTAATTGCCACACCACGATCGGGATTGACTTGGTTGCCATGTGTGTCAATGATGTGCTGACAACAGGGGCGGAGCCACTTTTCTTTTTAGACTATTTAGCAACGGGCAAACTAGAGCCTGACCAACTGCAAGCAGTAATAGAGGGAATTGTCGCGGGTTGTAGAGAGGCGGGTTGTGCCCTAATTGGCGGGGAAACGGCGGAAATGCCTGGCTTTTACCAAGCAGGGGAATACGATGTAGCAGGATTTTGTGTGGGGATTGTGGAGAAAGCAGAAATGATCACCCCCGATCGAGTACAAATCGGCGACTATGTGATTGGTTTAGCCAGTTCTGGTTTCCATAGCAACGGCTTTAGTTTGATTCGGCGCGTCATAGCGGACCAGGGCTGGAGTTGGCACGACCGTCTCCCGGAATTAGGCAGAGAAAAAACGATCGGGGAATGGTGTCTGACCCCTACGCGGATTTATGTCTCTATAATTTTAGAGGCGCTGCGATCGGGCGTAAAGATACATGGGTTAGCCCACATCACGGGGGGTGGCATACCAGAAAACTTACCCCGCTGCTTACCCCCCCACTGCGCTGTTAACATCGTCCCCTGGGACATTCCTCCTCTCTTTCGCTGGCTGCAGGCAGTCGGACAAATTCCTACTGCCGATATGTTTAACACCTTCAACATGGGGATTGGCATGGCAGTGGTAGTTCCTACCCTAGACTACCTAGAGTGGTTTCGGCAAAAAGGGGTAGAATGCTATGGGATTGGTCAAGTTGTATCAGGCAATGGCACAATCGAGAACCTTTACTAG
- a CDS encoding S41 family peptidase: MVKRGLILGSTATLIAGLAMAGYQVAGAAFRNSPKELVDEVWQIINRDYVDGTFNKVDWQETRRKYLSRDYASKADAYRAVREMLQSLNDPYTRFLDPDQFKSMKIDTSGELTGVGLTLGIDEETKKLTVISPIEDSPAARAGILAKDEIITINGRSTEGMDINEAVNLIRGPQGTKVKLGIQRGGNKFEVEIRREKIELHAVRSTVQQTEFGKVGYIRLTQFNANAPNDMRKAIRSHLDAQVKGFILDLRANPGGLLYASAEIARMWMENATIVSTVDRKGESERLTANRQAMTDKPLVVLVDGGSASASEILAGALQDNKRAVIVGTKTFGKGLVQSVHSLSDGSGLAVTVAKYLTPNGTDINRSGIKPDVIVELTPKQRETLAKNQDKLGTEDDPQFVKALDVLKQQVAKAEVAAGS; this comes from the coding sequence ATGGTAAAGCGCGGACTGATTCTTGGCTCCACAGCTACTTTGATAGCGGGGTTGGCAATGGCAGGTTACCAGGTAGCAGGGGCAGCCTTCCGCAATAGTCCCAAGGAATTAGTTGATGAGGTATGGCAAATTATCAATCGGGACTACGTGGATGGTACCTTCAACAAAGTGGATTGGCAGGAGACTCGCCGTAAGTACCTCAGCCGCGACTATGCCTCCAAAGCCGATGCCTACCGCGCTGTGCGGGAGATGCTGCAGTCCCTGAATGACCCCTATACCCGCTTCCTTGACCCCGATCAGTTCAAGAGTATGAAGATCGATACATCGGGGGAATTAACGGGGGTAGGCTTAACTCTGGGCATTGACGAAGAGACTAAAAAATTAACAGTAATTTCCCCCATCGAAGATTCCCCAGCAGCGCGGGCGGGTATTCTTGCCAAGGATGAAATTATCACCATCAACGGCAGAAGCACAGAGGGGATGGACATCAACGAAGCTGTCAACCTAATTCGCGGACCCCAGGGGACAAAGGTAAAATTGGGCATCCAGCGGGGGGGCAATAAGTTTGAGGTAGAAATCCGCCGCGAAAAGATAGAACTCCACGCTGTACGCTCTACTGTGCAACAGACAGAATTTGGCAAAGTGGGCTACATCCGTCTCACTCAGTTCAATGCCAATGCTCCCAATGACATGCGCAAAGCTATTCGTTCTCACCTTGACGCACAGGTAAAGGGCTTTATCCTAGACCTCCGTGCCAACCCAGGGGGACTGCTCTATGCCAGTGCCGAAATTGCCAGGATGTGGATGGAAAATGCCACGATCGTGTCTACGGTTGACCGCAAGGGAGAGAGTGAGCGATTAACCGCTAATCGCCAAGCTATGACCGATAAGCCCCTAGTGGTTCTGGTGGATGGGGGTTCTGCCAGTGCCAGTGAAATTTTGGCGGGGGCATTACAGGACAACAAGCGAGCAGTGATTGTGGGGACAAAGACCTTTGGCAAGGGTTTAGTACAGTCTGTCCATTCCCTGTCGGATGGTTCTGGTCTGGCAGTGACGGTCGCCAAATACCTGACACCCAATGGCACGGACATCAACCGATCGGGCATCAAGCCAGATGTGATTGTCGAACTTACCCCCAAGCAGAGGGAAACCCTGGCGAAAAACCAGGATAAGTTAGGTACAGAGGATGACCCCCAATTTGTCAAAGCCCTAGATGTACTCAAGCAACAGGTGGCTAAAGCTGAGGTGGCAGCGGGGAGTTAG
- a CDS encoding adenine phosphoribosyltransferase, protein MDLQQLIRDVPDFPKPGILFRDIMPLLAHPQGLSTIVSRLSAQCPPVDYVVAIESRGFIIGAALALKLECGFIAVRKPKKLPGQLIKVEYSLEYGQDSLEMQSDILPAGAEVLIVDDVIATGGTAAATSRLVEKAGGKVKAYGFVVELTALQGRTQLNPHVPVISLVHY, encoded by the coding sequence ATGGACTTGCAGCAACTAATTAGAGATGTTCCTGACTTCCCCAAACCAGGGATTTTGTTCCGTGACATCATGCCTCTCTTGGCACACCCCCAGGGCTTGAGTACCATTGTCAGTCGACTAAGTGCCCAGTGTCCGCCTGTGGATTACGTAGTCGCGATCGAGTCGCGGGGTTTTATCATTGGTGCTGCCCTTGCCCTCAAATTAGAGTGTGGTTTTATTGCAGTGCGCAAGCCTAAAAAGTTGCCAGGGCAACTGATTAAAGTGGAATATAGCCTGGAGTATGGACAGGACAGCTTAGAAATGCAGTCCGATATTTTACCAGCAGGGGCAGAAGTATTGATTGTTGATGATGTCATTGCCACAGGGGGTACAGCCGCCGCTACTTCCCGTTTGGTGGAAAAAGCAGGAGGCAAAGTCAAGGCCTATGGCTTTGTGGTAGAGTTAACCGCCCTGCAGGGGAGAACCCAGCTCAACCCCCATGTCCCTGTGATCAGCCTAGTTCACTACTGA
- the cydB gene encoding cytochrome d ubiquinol oxidase subunit II has translation MEPLQPLQEFLPQVWFFILGLFLFLYVLLDGFDLGVGILSLTASSEERRTILMTSLGNVWDANETWLILMGGSLFGAFPLAYSTILNALYLPAVIMVVGLILRAVSFEFRENAENKMVWNIAFGVGSFLAALGQGFALGTVFEGIKVDEAGHFAGGIWDWLTWRSVIVALTLIQAYVLVGSTYLILKTTGDLQETHYKTATIATWTTLIGAIFITVSTPALSEQAREHLFSPPLLYIFEIIPVGGLLLVYLLLRSLRRREEVTPIVWTFLLFALSFIGLGFVIFPNIIPPSVTIYEAAAAPSSLVFMLTFIGFLIPILLAYNIYNYVVFRGKIVGSES, from the coding sequence ATGGAACCTCTACAACCGTTACAGGAATTTTTGCCGCAAGTTTGGTTCTTTATTTTGGGTTTGTTTCTCTTTCTATACGTCCTACTTGATGGCTTTGACCTGGGAGTCGGGATTCTCTCCCTCACTGCTTCTAGTGAAGAAAGACGGACGATTTTAATGACTAGCTTAGGCAATGTCTGGGATGCCAACGAAACTTGGTTAATTTTGATGGGTGGCTCGTTGTTTGGTGCTTTTCCCCTTGCCTACTCCACGATTTTGAATGCCCTCTATCTGCCTGCTGTGATTATGGTGGTGGGTTTAATTTTACGGGCTGTCTCCTTTGAATTCCGTGAAAATGCAGAGAACAAAATGGTATGGAATATTGCCTTTGGTGTGGGCAGTTTCCTAGCGGCTCTAGGGCAGGGATTTGCCCTGGGGACAGTGTTTGAGGGCATCAAAGTAGATGAGGCAGGTCATTTTGCTGGGGGCATTTGGGATTGGCTGACCTGGCGATCGGTAATTGTGGCTTTGACATTAATTCAAGCTTATGTTTTGGTCGGCTCCACCTATCTCATTTTGAAGACAACAGGGGATTTACAGGAGACGCACTACAAAACTGCCACGATCGCCACTTGGACGACGTTGATCGGTGCTATTTTTATCACTGTGAGCACTCCTGCTTTGTCGGAGCAGGCAAGGGAACATCTATTTAGTCCACCTCTGCTCTATATTTTTGAGATAATTCCCGTAGGAGGCTTGCTATTAGTTTATCTCCTATTGCGTAGTCTCAGGAGACGGGAAGAGGTCACACCCATCGTTTGGACTTTTCTGCTCTTTGCTCTGTCTTTTATTGGTCTGGGTTTTGTCATTTTTCCCAATATCATTCCCCCCAGTGTCACCATCTACGAAGCAGCAGCGGCACCTAGCTCTTTGGTGTTTATGCTCACCTTCATCGGTTTCCTGATCCCGATCTTGCTTGCCTACAACATCTATAACTACGTTGTCTTTCGTGGCAAGATTGTTGGCAGCGAATCTTAG